The nucleotide sequence GGCGGCCCTGTAGAAGTTGATTACCTTGGGGGGGCCTGCTTTATCATTAGAAGAGATGTATTTGAGAACATAGGAAACATTCCCGAAATGTACTTTTTGTTTTTTGAAGAGACTGAATTTTGTTTGAGAGCTAAGAGGGCCGGTTATAAACTTATGTGTCTGAAAGATAGTAAGATCTATCACAAAAGATCTGCTACAATATCAAAATATAAGGGACTAAGCTACTATTTTCTCAATAGAAACCGGGTGGTTTTTATGCGGAGAAATGCCAACGTTATTCAGAAAGCAGTATTCTCAGTATACCTGTTTATAGAGGCCCTTGGAAGAGTTATACTGAAAAGAGAGCCTTTTTCACTCTTTAAAATATATTTAGATGGTATGAAAGCTGATAAAAATAGCATAGCCATGGATAGGGTAAAACAGTATCTTGGAGAGGTATAAAAACATTCAATATTCTTAACTTTTAAAAGTGAGTTGTAGGAGGTATGTTATGGATTTTAAAAATGATACTATCTATGATTTTGTGGATAAGTTGGCATCAAGCAGTCCTGTACCTGGAGGAGGTGGAGCTGCTGCTTTAACTGCAGCACTTTCATCAGCCTTAGGCAGCATGGTATTTAATCTAACAATAGGGAAAAAGTCCTATGAGGCCTTGGACAGAGAAGCACAAGAAAGAATAGAGGTCGCATTGGTTAAGTGCAATGCAAAGTTTAAAGAATTACTTGAGCATATAAATAAGGATGGAGAAGCTTTTTCCGGTCTAATGGAAGCCTATAAGCTTCCTAGGGCTACTACGGATGAAGTGATAATAAGAGAGAAAAACATACAAGAAGGTTTAGTCAATGCCATGATGGTACCCTATAAATTAGCAGAAGAAACTGTAAACTTAATGGATTATATTTTAATAGCAGCAAAGTATGGCAATCCCAATGTTATTTCCGATGCCGGAGTAGCGGCAATTTTAGCCTATGCCGCTGTAGAAAGCTGCGTATTAAATGTAAGGATAAATGTAAAACTCATTAAGGATGATATGAAGGAAATTGTAGACAGCTGTAATACCCTAAGAGAAAGGGCAGAGGTCTTAAAGAAAGCTATTATGGACAAAGTAAATGGTAAGATATAGAAAAAATCGGGGACCACCCGATTTTTTATTTTAACTCATCCAAAGATTTAATTGCATAACCCTCAGCTTTCCATGAAGTGATTAAATCGTCTAGGATATCCCTGTTGGTCTTTGAAACAGCATGTAACAGCACTATAGCACCGTTGTGTGTTCTTTTTAGCAACAGTTTTTTCGCCTCAGCAGCATTGGGTTGTTTTTTTGGGTCCCAGTCATAGTAAGCCAAGCTCCAAAATATAGTCTTGTAACTTAAATCCTTAGTATAGTGCATAGATAGCTCACTAAATCTTCCCATAGGAGGTCTGAAATATCTAGGCATCTCTTTGCCGGTAACTTCTTTAAAGACCTCTTCAACCTCACCTAATTCTTTTTTAAACTTATCAAAATCAGTGATTCGCGCCATTGATGGATGGTGGGCAGAATGATTGCATACAAGATGTCCTTCGTCTATCATTCTTTTTATCAATTCCGGATTACTCTTTATATAATGTTCTACTACAAAGAAAGCTGCTTTTACTTGATGTTTTTTTAAGGTATCAAGGATATCATTGGTATAGCCATTTTCATATCCTTCGTCAAAAGTAAGATACAGCTCCTTTTCTTCTGTATTACCTATATAGTAGCCCGAGGTTTCATTTAGCAGTTTTACTATTTCCTCCGGTTCTTCTGGTGGAAGGCCTTTATTGTTGGGCTTAAAATACCAGGAGTGTTCTTTTGTACTATAGAAGCTGTTTTGAAAGTTAACAAGTAGATTTTTGCTAATGCTGCTTCTGTATTTATCCTCTTCTTTACAGTTTTTCTCTTCTTCAAGTTTGTCATCAATGTAAAAGGCCTCGGAATTTCTTTCGATAAAAGTGTTTGCTGAATTACTGTATTTACTGTGATTAATATTACTGCAAAGAGACAGTTTATTAGTGCAGCCTGATGAAATCAGTGAGCCCAAAACTATTAGTGACAGTATCCTTACTTTCATGTTTTTTCCCCTCCAATTCTGTGGTATACTTGATAATATCTGAAGAAAAAGCGTATGTATGATGAAAGAGTTAGGAGAA is from Clostridium thermarum and encodes:
- a CDS encoding cyclodeaminase/cyclohydrolase family protein, with the translated sequence MDFKNDTIYDFVDKLASSSPVPGGGGAAALTAALSSALGSMVFNLTIGKKSYEALDREAQERIEVALVKCNAKFKELLEHINKDGEAFSGLMEAYKLPRATTDEVIIREKNIQEGLVNAMMVPYKLAEETVNLMDYILIAAKYGNPNVISDAGVAAILAYAAVESCVLNVRINVKLIKDDMKEIVDSCNTLRERAEVLKKAIMDKVNGKI
- the pdaA gene encoding delta-lactam-biosynthetic de-N-acetylase; this translates as MKVRILSLIVLGSLISSGCTNKLSLCSNINHSKYSNSANTFIERNSEAFYIDDKLEEEKNCKEEDKYRSSISKNLLVNFQNSFYSTKEHSWYFKPNNKGLPPEEPEEIVKLLNETSGYYIGNTEEKELYLTFDEGYENGYTNDILDTLKKHQVKAAFFVVEHYIKSNPELIKRMIDEGHLVCNHSAHHPSMARITDFDKFKKELGEVEEVFKEVTGKEMPRYFRPPMGRFSELSMHYTKDLSYKTIFWSLAYYDWDPKKQPNAAEAKKLLLKRTHNGAIVLLHAVSKTNRDILDDLITSWKAEGYAIKSLDELK